The following are from one region of the Sorghum bicolor cultivar BTx623 chromosome 2, Sorghum_bicolor_NCBIv3, whole genome shotgun sequence genome:
- the LOC8060717 gene encoding non-specific lipid transfer protein GPI-anchored 2 isoform X2 → MASSSRASSSSSLALAVVVLLAALLLLLAGPGAAQSSSAPAPSSSSSSSGSCLTEIVSLYPCLSYMSSTSSSSKPSASCCSALSGVVASSPRCLCTVLGGGAASLGVTVNSTRALELPGACSVETPPPSECKSVGVPVPSSSSSPATTTPSTTTPASPAAASVPAAPAAGTGGMKATQQTAESSGGSTTGGKATSVFPVAVVVLSVAVALLHA, encoded by the exons ATGGCGTCGTCGTCGCgagcaagcagcagcagcagcttggcgctggccgtcgtcgtcctcctggccgcgctcctcctcctcctggccGGCCCCGGCGCGGCACAGTCGtcgtcggcgccggcgccatcgtcgtcgtcgtcgtcgtcgggcaGCTGCTTGACGGAGATAGTGAGCCTGTACCCGTGCCTGAGCTACATGTCGagcacgtcgtcgtcgtccaagCCCAGCGCGTCGTGCTGCTCCGCGCTGTCCGGCGTGGTGGCGTCCAGCCCGCGGTGCCTGTGCACGgtgctcggcggcggcgccgcctcgCTCGGCGTCACCGTCAACAGCACGCGCGCGCTCGAGCTCCCCGGCGCATGCAGCGTCGAGACGCCGCCGCCCAGCGAGTGCAAGT CCGTCGGGGTACCcgtgccgtcgtcgtcgtcgtcgccggccacCACCACACCATCCACAACGACTCCGGCGAGCCCAGCGGCGGCGTCTGTGCCAGCTGCTCCCGCTG CTGGAACTGGCGGGATGAAGGCGACGCAGCAGACCGCGGAATCCTCCGGCGGGAGCACCACCGGCGGCAAGGCCACGTCGGTTTTccccgtcgccgtcgtcgtgctCTCGGTAGCAGTCGCGCTACTCCATGCTTGA
- the LOC8060719 gene encoding protein ANTAGONIST OF LIKE HETEROCHROMATIN PROTEIN 1 — MGEANADCSRGGAGGERGGEVQGVGEMPPTKKITKKIKKGKKKSKDGKLKVARVRGAPPALPPELRALDTEWWYTFLNKQQTELEHVVPTDEGEAFRHFFRTSRSTFDYICSIVREDLISRPPSGLINIEGRLLSVEKQVAIAMRRLASGDSQVSVGIAFGVGQSTVSQVTWRFIESMEDRARHHLSWPDQDRLEEIKAVLEEVYGLPNCCGGVDGTHVTMTLPAVESSEDWCDHAKNYSMFLQGVVDDQMRFIDIVTGWPGSMTFSRLMKYSGFFKLCEAGERLNGSVKVSAEGAEIREYVAGDSCYPLLPWLMTPYEGKNLSAPLQNFNVRQKAARLLGTNALARLKGSWRILHKVMWRPDKNKLPSIILVCCLLHNILIDCHDELLPSVELPEHHDTGYTRENCEQVDPNGKVMRESITAHLQHLEASKYLTY; from the exons ATGGGGGAGGCGAACGCAGACTGCAGCAGGGGAGGAGCGGGAGGAGAAAGGGGAGGAGAGGTTCAGGGGGTTGGGGAGATGCCGCCCACGAAGAAGATCACGAAGAAGATCAAGAaggggaagaagaaatccaaggATGGCAAGCTCAAGGTCGCCAGGGTGCGGGGCGCGCCGCCGGCGCTGCCGCCGGAGCTCCGCGCTCTCGACACCGAGTGGTGGTACACCTTCCTCAACAAGCAACAAACCGAGCTAG AACATGTTGTGCCTACAGATGAGGGGGAAGCATTCAGGCACTTCTTCAGGACTTCAAGGAGTACTTTTGACTACATCTGCTCCATTGTTAGGGAAGATTTGATTTCAAGGCCACCGTCTGGGCTGATCAACATTGAGGGGAGGCTGCTCAGTGTGGAGAAGCAAGTGGCAATTGCCATGAGGAGGCTTGCGTCCGGAGATTCCCAGGTGTCAGTAGGGATTGCTTTTGGTGTGGGTCAGTCTACTGTTTCTCAAGTGACATGGAGGTTTATCGAGTCGATGGAAGATAGGGCTAGGCATCATCTGTCATGGCCAGACCAAGATAGGCTGGAGGAGATCAAAGCTGTGCTGGAGGAAGTTTATGGCCTACCGAATTGTTGTGGTGGTGTTGATGGCACCCACGTAACCATGACGCTTCCTGCTGTTGAGTCATCTGAAGATTGGTGTGATCATGCAAAGAACTACAGTATGTTCCTGCAAGGGGTTGTTGATGATCAGATGAGGTTTATTGATATTGTTACTGGTTGGCCTGGCAGCATGACATTCTCACGCCTGATGAAATACTCTGGGTTCTTCAAGCTCTGTGAAGCTGGGGAACGTCTGAATGGCTCTGTCAAAGTTTCAGCAGAGGGTGCAGAGATCAGGGAATACGTTGCTGGTGACTCATGTTATCCTCTCCTCCCATGGCTTATGACTCCATATGAAGGAAAAAATCTGTCTGCCCCATTGCAAAACTTTAATGTCCGCCAAAAAGCTGCAAGGCTGCTTGGAACAAATGCGTTGGCACGGCTGAAGGGATCCTGGAGGATCCTACACAAAGTCATGTGGAGGCCTGACAAGAACAAGCTGCCAAGTATAATTCTTGTTTGCTGTCTACTTCACAACATACTCATAGACTGCCATGATGAATTGCTTCCGAGTGTTGAACTTCCAGAACATCATGATACTGGCTATACTCGAGAAAACTGCGAGCAGGTGGATCCTAATGGCAAAGTAATGAGAGAAAGCATTACAGCACATCTCCAACACCTTGAAGCTTCCAAGTATCTCACCTACTGA
- the LOC8060717 gene encoding non-specific lipid transfer protein GPI-anchored 2 isoform X1 gives MASSSRASSSSSLALAVVVLLAALLLLLAGPGAAQSSSAPAPSSSSSSSGSCLTEIVSLYPCLSYMSSTSSSSKPSASCCSALSGVVASSPRCLCTVLGGGAASLGVTVNSTRALELPGACSVETPPPSECKSVGVPVPSSSSSPATTTPSTTTPASPAAASVPAAPAAAGTGGMKATQQTAESSGGSTTGGKATSVFPVAVVVLSVAVALLHA, from the exons ATGGCGTCGTCGTCGCgagcaagcagcagcagcagcttggcgctggccgtcgtcgtcctcctggccgcgctcctcctcctcctggccGGCCCCGGCGCGGCACAGTCGtcgtcggcgccggcgccatcgtcgtcgtcgtcgtcgtcgggcaGCTGCTTGACGGAGATAGTGAGCCTGTACCCGTGCCTGAGCTACATGTCGagcacgtcgtcgtcgtccaagCCCAGCGCGTCGTGCTGCTCCGCGCTGTCCGGCGTGGTGGCGTCCAGCCCGCGGTGCCTGTGCACGgtgctcggcggcggcgccgcctcgCTCGGCGTCACCGTCAACAGCACGCGCGCGCTCGAGCTCCCCGGCGCATGCAGCGTCGAGACGCCGCCGCCCAGCGAGTGCAAGT CCGTCGGGGTACCcgtgccgtcgtcgtcgtcgtcgccggccacCACCACACCATCCACAACGACTCCGGCGAGCCCAGCGGCGGCGTCTGTGCCAGCTGCTCCCGCTG CAGCTGGAACTGGCGGGATGAAGGCGACGCAGCAGACCGCGGAATCCTCCGGCGGGAGCACCACCGGCGGCAAGGCCACGTCGGTTTTccccgtcgccgtcgtcgtgctCTCGGTAGCAGTCGCGCTACTCCATGCTTGA
- the LOC8081182 gene encoding protein lingerer yields MLKKASGRAAAAMGCGGDPPAPSCPTPKLTDGGTGTGTGRPASRLLSTRSFPSLFTDSAAMSAASVSVAELSRNAPCSSGGRNGSARSVGIGGSAAAAGLAGVLVAEEEEEAERGSCKNNRRVLLGMRLRVQLPPPTGRGPGGGGGGGGGDLPGSPIEFGVKNRDAQLALLSPVQRSPLSSAAARLARRSEVEEFAGEDYTCVIARGPNPKMTHIFEDRVVESPADAGAGAGAGGGGGGGDACCFLPSSCSGCKDAALLLPRGEKELCSNHQWNEGLLFGERAIGSLDSSVKLKP; encoded by the exons ATGCTGAAGAAAGCATCAGGAAGAGCTGCCGCCGCAATGGGCTGCGGTGGTGATCCCCCAGCACCCTCGTGTCCCACACCCAAGCTCACCGAcggcggcaccggcaccggcaccggcaggcCGGCGTCTCGGCTTCTCTCCACGAGGTCGTTCCCGAGCCTCTTCACGGACTCCGCCGCCATGAGCGCCGCCTCCGTCTCCGTGGCCGAGCTGTCCAGGAACGCTCCCTGCTCCTCCGGCGGGAGAAACGGCAGCGCTCGGTCCGTTGGCATCGGCGGCAGCGCGGCCGCCGCGGGCCTGGCGGGCGTGCTGGtggccgaggaggaggaggaggcagagcggggcTCCTGCAAGAACAACCGCAGGGTGCTCCTCGGGATGCGACTCAGGGTGCAGCTGCCGCCGCCGACCGGTAGGGgaccaggcggcggcggcggaggaggaggaggggaccTCCCGGGCTCGCCGATCGAGTTCGGCGTCAAGAACAGGGACGCCCAGCTCGCGCTGCTCTCCCCCGTGCAGCGGTCGCCGCTGTCGTCGGCGGCGGCCAGGCTGGCGCGGAGGAGCGAGGTGGAAGAGTTCGCCGGGGAGGACTACACCTGCGTCATCGCCCGCGGGCCTAACCCCAAGATGACGCACATCTTCGAGGACCGCGTCGTCGAGAGCCCCGCCgatgccggcgccggcgccggcgccggcggcggtggtggtggtggggacgCCTGCTGCTTCCTCCCAAGCTCTTGCTCTGGGTGCAAGGATGCTGCTCTCTTGCTGCCAAG AGGTGAGAAGGAACTCTGCAGCAACCACCAATGGAACGAAGGGCTGCTGTTTGGTGAAAGGGCTATCGGTTCACTGGACTCATCGGTGAAACTGAAGCCCTGA
- the LOC8060718 gene encoding non-specific lipid-transfer protein-like protein At2g13820, translated as MAARTMGIASVTTSLAVVLPVLVALAFSRAAAQGNGCSSVMMTLSPCMDFISSKAPEPGISCCSVLAGVVQTDPRCLCMVLDGTATSFGISINQTRAMELPGVCKVKAPPISHCTGVQGAPAPTPSNEAATAEGEEVEATADSPKGYGASMTESSTNSKNAASLMATMITPICVLLYAF; from the exons ATGGCTGCACGAACGATGGGGATCGCCTCGGTGACGACCAGTCTGGCGGTGGTGCTGCCGGTGCTGGTGGCGCTGGCTTTCTCCAGGGCTGCGGCGCAGGGCAATGGCTGCTCCAGCGTGATGATGACCCTCTCCCCGTGCATGGACTTCATCTCCAGCAAGGCGCCGGAACCAGGGATCTCCTGCTGCTCGGTGCTCGCCGGAGTGGTCCAGACCGACCCCCGCTGCCTCTGCATGGTCCTGGATGGCACCGCGACGTCCTTTGGCATCTCCATCAACCAGACGAGGGCGATGGAGCTCCCTGGAGTCTGCAAGGTCAAAGCACCACCGATCAGCCACTGCACAG GCGTCCAAGGAGCACCTGCACCAACACCTTCCAATGAGGCAGCAACAGCAGAGGGGGAAGAAGTTGAGGCAACAGCAGATTCCCCAAAAG gatatggagcctcaatgaCGGAAAGCTCCACAAACTCAAAGAATGCAGCAAGTTTAATGGCCACAATGATTACTCCCATCTGTGTGTTGCTCTATGCCTTCTAA